The Clostridioides sp. ES-S-0010-02 genome window below encodes:
- a CDS encoding phage tail tape measure protein yields the protein MAGQEENITTKFKVDISDLKKGITEANKNIKLANAEFKAASAGMDNWATSTEGISAKLKQLETVLTSEKDKLSSYKEQMQELTNAEEENKNRADNLREVYQQTVEQFGKNSEEAKKYAKALIEIEKEQQANAKGAEELKLKILNQTAAVNKTEKEIRQYKGSLEEVAHSMDELKNKASSLETEYEQLVTQFGKNSNEAKALKSELDKVKKELLELENAEQKAEKSADGLKQGFTVLKGAIASLVADGIKKAADGLKELALSSDKALNSFQAQTGKSTVEMKKFKNEIMDLYKNNYGESLDDIQDSMARVAQTTKETDPTQIKELTKNAIVLRDTFGMEVPESMRAVNMLMTQFGLNGQQAFGLIAQGAQSGLNQNDDLLDVINEYSVHFKNSGHSAEEMFNTLKNGVDTGVFSVDKLGDAVKEFGVKIKAGDADEYLAQMGLNVDDVKNRFAQGGEIAADAMGEITDAIYAIEDPIKRNEVGVATFGTMFEDLQEESTRALSDINGEFDRTKQTMDEINKIKYSDVGSQFEEIGRRLKTDFLYPLAEAALPAIKLFASFCINNMPLVAAVIGTVTAAIGTLAITTAIQKSVKMFKELELATKATAIATKLSTAATKVATAAQAAFNLVMSANPIVLVTIAVAGLAAGIVYLWKKNEGFRKAVIAAWNAIKATAINVFGWIANFFTKTLPQAFSGLFSSAKNAGKNIVSGIINGITGGVKSVVSAAKNLGKTIVKAFKGELEIHSPSRKMYKAASEVGTGVVNALSDSKKDVGEATKKLAETIEKNLEVNKSKFQKLCDAITEAFKKQYEEEKEIQLKSIDDRQSAEEKASSERIKIYEKEYNQKVKLLDAETSEKTNAIQQQIDEIDKQIEAEQKADEEKTYNEKISEFERKLASAKNQKDREKIQKEIDDAKEDRRKKLLDEERKEEKERLKEQIETIKEEASKKKESYQNELDNKKELEEQKLEVIKAANEKEKEEANKKFEQLLSDENIQAESRKLIIEKNNEEILKLLQTYNQNWQNTGQSLSESLLNGINSEKQSVQDAIKEAVNLKEIIPEQEKELERLKLKLEEIEKLKSNTSESVSNSSLESEGADASGDLSSSVEDINNYADGVEKVDENIKKLDLNTDRLAKETVPKTNNSTKKLVEETKKNFDGVGKWFSGICDSLGKNIQNMWSSIKDGFSDFLSSTGDFFAHIGNKFNEGVASVGEWFNGLGEKIKEGFSALLESVSNFFSETIPTWIENIKAWFAEVPYQLGYMLGEIAGSFLALGEQLWNWVTIELPKILDNMVNWFSKLPEQIGEWLTNTAKDISDWGTNVKEQALEIAKTFLENTMKFFKELPNKITEKFNDIVKKTSEWGSNLKNKAFEIAKNFFDNIINKIKTLPDEFKKWLNDTINRVVEWGGNLVTKATTAAKDMAKAIKDTLSGLPDKIKEIGLNVVKGFWEGIKGAGGWLKDKISDFADGVIDGFKSAFDTHSPSLRMNKEIGVHIPTGLWSGISKMGGWLKNNIFGFTDDIIKNFQVGFSSSKDVTKELKNNLQKNVLAATKNLKSIVSFETSKIQANMNTSNNNIRAAKESFKNNSFSSNKLGDLNIYIENFKNDSERSVRDFGNELLFILNRDNLLPR from the coding sequence ATGGCAGGACAAGAGGAAAATATAACCACAAAATTTAAAGTCGATATATCAGATTTAAAAAAAGGTATAACGGAAGCTAATAAAAATATAAAGTTAGCAAATGCAGAATTTAAAGCAGCGTCAGCTGGTATGGATAATTGGGCGACTAGTACAGAAGGTATTAGCGCGAAATTAAAGCAACTCGAAACAGTTTTAACAAGCGAAAAAGATAAGTTATCTTCGTATAAAGAGCAGATGCAAGAGTTAACAAATGCAGAAGAAGAAAACAAAAATAGAGCTGATAATTTAAGAGAAGTTTATCAACAAACAGTCGAACAATTTGGAAAAAATTCAGAAGAAGCAAAAAAGTACGCTAAAGCTCTTATTGAAATAGAAAAAGAGCAACAAGCGAATGCAAAAGGTGCGGAAGAATTAAAACTAAAAATATTAAATCAGACAGCAGCAGTAAATAAAACAGAAAAGGAAATAAGACAATATAAAGGTTCTCTTGAAGAAGTAGCACATAGCATGGATGAATTAAAAAATAAAGCATCCTCACTCGAAACTGAATATGAGCAACTTGTTACACAGTTTGGGAAAAATTCAAACGAAGCTAAAGCGTTAAAAAGCGAACTTGACAAAGTAAAAAAAGAATTATTAGAACTTGAAAACGCAGAACAGAAAGCAGAAAAAAGTGCGGATGGTTTAAAACAAGGTTTTACTGTGTTAAAAGGTGCTATTGCTAGTCTTGTAGCGGATGGAATAAAAAAGGCTGCTGATGGACTTAAAGAGCTTGCTTTAAGTTCAGATAAGGCTCTTAATTCGTTTCAAGCGCAAACTGGAAAAAGTACAGTTGAAATGAAAAAGTTCAAGAATGAAATTATGGATTTGTATAAAAATAATTATGGAGAAAGCTTGGATGATATACAAGACTCTATGGCTAGAGTTGCACAGACAACAAAAGAAACAGACCCAACACAAATTAAAGAACTTACTAAAAATGCTATTGTACTACGTGATACATTCGGCATGGAAGTACCAGAATCCATGAGAGCAGTAAATATGTTAATGACGCAGTTTGGACTAAACGGTCAGCAGGCATTCGGGTTAATAGCGCAAGGAGCGCAATCTGGATTAAATCAAAATGACGACCTTTTAGATGTAATCAATGAGTATTCGGTGCATTTCAAAAATTCTGGTCATAGTGCAGAAGAAATGTTTAATACGCTTAAAAATGGTGTTGATACAGGTGTATTTTCAGTTGACAAACTAGGCGATGCGGTAAAAGAATTTGGAGTTAAAATCAAGGCAGGCGATGCGGATGAATATCTTGCACAAATGGGGCTTAACGTTGATGATGTAAAGAACAGGTTTGCACAAGGTGGAGAAATTGCAGCGGATGCAATGGGAGAAATTACAGACGCAATATATGCTATAGAAGACCCGATAAAACGTAACGAGGTTGGAGTTGCAACGTTTGGAACAATGTTTGAAGATTTACAAGAAGAAAGTACACGTGCGTTGAGTGATATTAATGGGGAATTTGACCGAACAAAGCAAACAATGGACGAAATAAACAAAATAAAATACAGTGATGTAGGAAGTCAATTTGAAGAAATAGGAAGAAGATTAAAAACAGATTTTTTATATCCACTTGCAGAGGCAGCATTACCTGCAATAAAATTATTTGCTAGTTTCTGTATTAATAATATGCCTTTAGTTGCCGCTGTGATAGGCACAGTTACAGCAGCAATAGGAACACTTGCTATAACTACAGCTATACAAAAATCAGTTAAGATGTTTAAAGAATTAGAATTAGCAACAAAAGCTACAGCTATAGCTACAAAACTGAGTACAGCGGCGACTAAAGTTGCAACAGCAGCGCAAGCAGCTTTTAATCTAGTTATGTCCGCGAATCCTATTGTGCTTGTTACTATTGCTGTCGCGGGACTTGCAGCAGGCATTGTGTATTTATGGAAGAAAAACGAGGGCTTTAGAAAAGCTGTTATAGCTGCATGGAACGCAATAAAAGCAACGGCTATAAATGTATTTGGGTGGATAGCTAACTTTTTTACGAAGACACTTCCGCAAGCTTTTTCGGGTCTTTTTTCTTCTGCAAAAAATGCAGGTAAAAATATTGTAAGTGGTATTATAAATGGTATAACAGGTGGAGTTAAATCAGTTGTTAGTGCTGCTAAAAACTTAGGTAAGACTATTGTAAAAGCGTTTAAAGGGGAATTAGAAATACATTCTCCATCGAGGAAAATGTATAAAGCAGCTTCGGAAGTTGGTACTGGCGTTGTAAATGCCTTAAGCGACTCTAAAAAAGATGTAGGAGAAGCAACGAAAAAATTAGCTGAAACTATAGAAAAAAATCTTGAAGTAAATAAAAGTAAATTTCAAAAACTTTGTGATGCTATAACAGAAGCATTTAAAAAACAATATGAAGAAGAAAAAGAAATACAGTTAAAAAGTATAGATGATAGACAAAGCGCAGAGGAAAAAGCATCCAGTGAAAGAATCAAAATATATGAAAAAGAATATAATCAAAAAGTAAAATTATTAGATGCTGAAACAAGCGAAAAAACTAATGCTATACAACAACAAATTGATGAAATAGACAAACAAATAGAAGCAGAGCAAAAAGCAGATGAAGAAAAGACTTATAATGAAAAAATAAGCGAGTTTGAAAGAAAATTAGCGTCAGCTAAAAACCAAAAAGATAGAGAGAAAATTCAAAAAGAAATAGATGACGCAAAAGAAGATAGAAGAAAAAAGTTATTAGATGAAGAAAGAAAAGAAGAAAAAGAAAGATTAAAAGAACAAATAGAAACTATAAAAGAAGAAGCAAGTAAGAAAAAAGAAAGTTATCAGAATGAATTAGATAACAAAAAAGAATTAGAAGAGCAAAAGCTAGAGGTGATAAAAGCAGCTAATGAAAAAGAAAAGGAAGAAGCTAACAAAAAATTTGAACAGTTATTAAGTGATGAAAATATACAAGCAGAATCAAGAAAGTTAATAATAGAAAAAAACAACGAAGAAATTTTGAAGTTGCTTCAAACATATAATCAGAATTGGCAAAATACAGGTCAGAGCCTTTCGGAAAGTTTGTTAAATGGTATTAATTCAGAAAAACAAAGTGTGCAGGATGCTATAAAAGAAGCTGTAAACTTAAAAGAAATAATCCCCGAACAGGAAAAAGAACTTGAACGACTTAAATTGAAATTAGAAGAAATTGAAAAGTTAAAATCAAATACAAGTGAGTCAGTTAGTAACTCAAGTTTAGAATCAGAAGGCGCAGACGCAAGTGGAGATTTAAGTTCTAGTGTAGAAGATATAAATAATTACGCTGATGGAGTAGAAAAGGTAGACGAAAATATAAAAAAATTAGACCTTAATACTGACAGATTAGCAAAAGAAACTGTGCCGAAAACAAATAATTCTACAAAAAAATTAGTAGAAGAAACTAAGAAAAATTTTGATGGTGTTGGGAAATGGTTTAGTGGAATATGTGACTCTTTAGGTAAGAATATACAAAATATGTGGTCATCTATAAAAGATGGATTTTCTGATTTTTTAAGTTCTACAGGTGATTTTTTTGCGCATATAGGCAATAAATTCAATGAAGGTGTAGCAAGTGTTGGAGAGTGGTTTAATGGGCTTGGAGAAAAAATTAAAGAAGGATTTTCGGCTTTGCTAGAGAGTGTTTCAAACTTTTTTTCTGAAACTATACCAACATGGATAGAAAATATAAAAGCTTGGTTTGCAGAAGTTCCTTATCAGCTTGGTTATATGTTAGGAGAAATTGCAGGAAGTTTTTTAGCATTAGGTGAACAGTTATGGAACTGGGTAACAATAGAATTACCAAAAATCTTAGATAATATGGTTAATTGGTTCTCTAAATTGCCCGAACAAATCGGCGAATGGTTAACTAATACAGCTAAAGATATAAGTGATTGGGGAACTAATGTAAAAGAACAGGCTTTAGAAATAGCTAAAACATTTTTAGAAAACACAATGAAATTCTTTAAAGAGCTTCCCAATAAAATAACAGAAAAATTTAATGATATAGTCAAAAAAACTTCTGAATGGGGCAGTAATTTAAAAAATAAAGCTTTTGAGATTGCTAAAAATTTTTTTGACAATATAATTAATAAAATAAAAACATTGCCAGACGAATTTAAAAAATGGCTTAATGACACAATAAATAGAGTTGTAGAGTGGGGCGGAAATTTAGTTACAAAGGCTACAACAGCAGCTAAAGACATGGCAAAAGCTATAAAAGATACATTGTCTGGCTTGCCAGATAAAATTAAAGAAATCGGCTTAAATGTAGTTAAAGGTTTTTGGGAAGGTATAAAAGGAGCAGGTGGTTGGCTAAAAGACAAAATATCAGATTTTGCCGATGGGGTGATTGATGGTTTTAAAAGTGCTTTTGACACTCACTCACCATCTTTGAGAATGAACAAAGAAATAGGTGTTCATATACCAACTGGATTGTGGAGTGGTATCTCTAAAATGGGTGGTTGGTTAAAAAATAATATATTTGGCTTTACCGATGATATTATAAAAAACTTTCAAGTTGGATTTAGTTCTTCTAAAGATGTAACAAAAGAATTAAAAAATAATCTACAAAAAAATGTTTTAGCAGCTACTAAAAATCTAAAATCAATAGTAAGTTTTGAAACTAGTAAAATACAAGCGAATATGAATACATCAAATAATAATATTAGAGCAGCTAAAGAATCCTTTAAGAACAATTCTTTTTCTTCCAATAAATTAGGGGACTTAAATATTTATATAGAAAATTTTAAAAATGACAGTGAAAGAAGTGTAAGAGATTTCGGAAATGAATTATTATTTATTTTAAACAGGGATAATTTATTGCCGCGATAG
- a CDS encoding phage tail family protein, with amino-acid sequence MFFIYENQDSRELLRIKEMNNLSSPQRSIEKISVVGRNGDLTIDNGSFENFTLEIDCDIDAQSTDIEEVSTKLKTWLQKDFSYKKLFVNTTDFYYLAYCSNKLDISRIAKNFGEVLLQFDCMPFRYVNNDNEKIILDTINKNSTAITNFYRESFPEFFIEATGDIKIKINTQSVELRGITENGILSDLIIDSEQMNVYRINKENNIIINENNKLFSDFPVLEEGENKISWEGDIKSIKINPRWNIL; translated from the coding sequence ATGTTTTTTATTTATGAAAACCAAGACAGCAGAGAGTTATTAAGAATTAAAGAAATGAATAATTTGTCATCTCCTCAGCGTTCAATCGAAAAAATAAGTGTAGTAGGTAGAAACGGGGATTTAACGATAGACAATGGAAGTTTTGAGAATTTTACATTGGAAATTGATTGCGATATAGATGCACAAAGCACAGATATAGAAGAAGTTTCAACAAAACTCAAAACGTGGTTACAAAAAGATTTTTCATATAAAAAGTTATTTGTAAATACTACAGATTTTTATTATTTAGCATATTGTAGCAATAAATTAGATATATCAAGAATAGCAAAAAATTTCGGTGAAGTTTTATTGCAATTTGATTGTATGCCTTTTCGTTATGTCAACAATGATAATGAAAAAATAATTTTAGATACTATAAATAAAAATAGTACTGCTATAACAAATTTTTATAGAGAATCATTTCCAGAATTTTTTATAGAGGCTACAGGAGACATAAAAATAAAAATAAATACTCAAAGCGTTGAGTTAAGAGGTATAACAGAAAATGGAATTTTAAGCGATTTAATAATAGATAGTGAACAGATGAATGTATATAGAATAAATAAAGAAAATAATATTATTATAAATGAAAATAATAAGTTATTTAGTGACTTTCCTGTACTTGAAGAGGGAGAAAATAAAATTAGTTGGGAAGGAGATATAAAAAGTATAAAAATAAATCCTAGATGGAATATCTTGTAA
- a CDS encoding phage portal protein → MLNGYTPIFSQFGDDIYASDVVQQAISCIALEIKKLQPTHIKNDVDVISISGNIQNVLNNPNPIMTKSDFLEKIIWNLFLKSNSFVIPFYEAGRLTSLYPIDPTSVIFLQDNTENLFIKFVFSNNYETILKYSDVIHIRHKFSKNEFMGGNENGQFDKEHLLDTLQLNKNLLEGITKNIKTGYSLNGVVKYNTMLDDGTMQENLKALEEKIKNSESGFLAMDLKGEFIPLSRNIQAIDEPTLKFIDEKILRNFGVSLPILLGNYTKEQYEAFYQKTLEPIIISLSDAFTKGIFTKREIEFSNKIVFYSKELIFMNTSQKLEMIRLLGDSGAMYENEKREAFGLKPLRELAGIRMQSLNYVNVNIAQSYQLNKEGGEGNENENKE, encoded by the coding sequence TGCAACCAACACATATAAAAAATGATGTTGATGTTATATCCATTTCTGGAAATATACAAAATGTTTTAAATAATCCTAATCCAATTATGACCAAAAGTGATTTTCTTGAAAAAATTATATGGAATTTATTTTTAAAATCAAATAGTTTTGTTATTCCGTTTTATGAAGCAGGACGCTTGACGAGTCTATATCCTATTGACCCTACAAGCGTTATTTTTTTGCAAGATAACACAGAAAATTTGTTTATAAAATTTGTTTTTTCAAATAATTATGAAACAATTTTAAAATATTCTGATGTAATTCATATCAGACATAAATTTTCAAAAAATGAATTTATGGGAGGGAATGAAAATGGACAATTTGACAAAGAACATCTTTTAGATACATTACAACTTAATAAAAATTTATTAGAAGGAATAACAAAAAATATTAAAACTGGTTATAGCTTAAATGGTGTTGTTAAGTATAACACAATGCTTGATGATGGAACAATGCAAGAAAATTTGAAAGCATTAGAAGAAAAAATTAAGAATAGCGAAAGTGGTTTTCTAGCAATGGATTTAAAAGGCGAATTTATCCCACTTTCAAGAAATATACAAGCAATAGACGAACCAACATTAAAATTTATAGATGAAAAAATATTAAGAAATTTTGGAGTAAGTTTGCCGATTTTGTTAGGAAATTATACAAAAGAACAATACGAAGCATTTTACCAAAAAACACTTGAACCTATTATAATTAGTCTGTCTGACGCATTTACAAAAGGAATATTTACAAAAAGAGAGATAGAATTTTCGAATAAAATAGTCTTTTATTCAAAAGAATTAATCTTTATGAATACAAGCCAAAAGTTAGAAATGATACGACTGCTTGGGGATAGTGGAGCAATGTACGAAAACGAAAAAAGGGAAGCTTTTGGACTTAAGCCACTTAGAGAATTAGCTGGTATAAGGATGCAATCTTTAAACTATGTAAATGTTAATATTGCGCAAAGCTATCAATTAAATAAGGAGGGGGGTGAAGGAAATGAAAACGAAAATAAGGAATAG
- a CDS encoding phage major capsid protein — translation MAFKKYLQRVIESKEKRERELREQIKKAETIEEVRALGGTLDAVLKELQEAKDELEGSKESEENEENQDGNGEEGEQSINTRSFKPIAAYGINSKTTTANKRSENILDSMEYRQAFKEYVQTGKWHMEKRANEVITSDSIGKIIPNTIMKELIKELKTYGQLYNKVRKLNIQGGVEFPISELVPIVKWIGEEEVSDTQKAPTIKATVSFSYYIAEARISQSLLSSIVSLPILESEIAKLLAEAFIKEFDNFIINGTGVGQPKGILNDDKIKSTNKLNFTDADIADWTQFRKKLFAKIPLAYRGQGVLVMTVGTWESNIMTLRDDNNRPLYTETYDPITGNLTCRFNGREVILVEPDILKDYDTAAKGEAFMIYFRPQDYAINSNLEIGFTRYFNPDTNKWQNKGLTICDGKLIDVNGVYILQKDTVAV, via the coding sequence ATGGCATTTAAAAAATATTTACAAAGAGTAATAGAAAGTAAAGAGAAAAGAGAAAGAGAGTTAAGAGAGCAAATAAAAAAAGCCGAAACAATCGAAGAAGTAAGAGCTTTAGGAGGAACGTTAGATGCTGTTTTAAAAGAGTTACAAGAAGCTAAGGACGAATTAGAAGGCAGTAAAGAAAGTGAAGAAAACGAGGAAAATCAAGACGGTAATGGCGAAGAAGGAGAACAGAGTATAAATACAAGAAGTTTTAAACCTATTGCAGCGTATGGAATTAACTCGAAAACAACGACAGCTAATAAAAGAAGTGAAAATATATTAGATTCAATGGAATACAGACAAGCGTTTAAAGAATATGTTCAAACTGGTAAATGGCATATGGAGAAAAGAGCTAATGAGGTCATAACAAGTGATAGTATAGGCAAAATAATCCCTAACACTATTATGAAAGAGCTTATAAAAGAATTAAAAACATATGGTCAATTATATAATAAAGTTAGAAAATTAAATATACAAGGTGGAGTAGAATTTCCTATAAGCGAACTTGTCCCAATCGTTAAATGGATAGGAGAGGAAGAAGTATCAGATACACAAAAAGCTCCTACTATAAAAGCTACTGTAAGTTTTAGTTATTATATAGCAGAAGCAAGAATATCGCAAAGCTTGTTATCGAGTATTGTATCTTTGCCAATTCTTGAAAGTGAAATAGCTAAGTTGTTAGCGGAAGCGTTTATAAAAGAATTTGATAATTTTATAATAAACGGTACAGGCGTAGGGCAGCCAAAAGGAATATTAAACGATGATAAAATAAAATCTACTAATAAACTAAATTTTACTGATGCTGATATTGCAGACTGGACACAATTTAGAAAAAAACTATTTGCAAAAATCCCGCTTGCGTACAGAGGTCAAGGTGTTTTAGTAATGACTGTCGGGACTTGGGAAAGCAATATAATGACTTTAAGGGACGACAATAACAGACCTTTATATACTGAAACATATGACCCTATTACGGGTAACTTAACATGCAGATTTAATGGCAGAGAAGTAATTTTAGTTGAACCAGATATATTGAAAGATTATGATACAGCAGCAAAAGGCGAAGCTTTTATGATATATTTTAGACCACAAGACTATGCAATAAACAGTAATTTAGAAATTGGATTTACTAGATATTTTAATCCAGACACTAACAAATGGCAAAACAAAGGTCTTACAATTTGTGATGGTAAACTAATAGATGTAAATGGCGTTTATATATTACAAAAAGATACAGTAGCAGTTTAA
- a CDS encoding HK97 family phage prohead protease, which translates to MKTKIRNRQFNAEFRAVEDTENNKKTIIGRPVVYDKKANLGYFEEIIERGALNGADLSDVFLFVNHDISKIPLARSKKDSESTMRIKIDNEGLSIEADLDIENNSDAKNLYSAIKRGDITGMSFMFSVGDEEWENIDSDFPTRRIKKISSIAEVSAVCFPIYSETEINARDRTDLENARKKVINKKEEEKRNSINKDLELEKLKIKFLYGGNI; encoded by the coding sequence ATGAAAACGAAAATAAGGAATAGACAGTTTAATGCAGAATTTAGAGCTGTAGAAGATACAGAAAATAATAAAAAAACTATAATTGGTAGACCTGTTGTTTATGATAAAAAAGCAAATTTAGGATATTTCGAGGAAATAATTGAAAGAGGGGCATTAAATGGAGCTGATTTAAGCGATGTATTTTTATTTGTAAATCATGATATAAGTAAAATACCATTAGCTAGGAGTAAAAAAGATTCTGAGTCTACTATGAGAATAAAAATAGATAATGAGGGTTTAAGTATAGAAGCAGATTTGGACATAGAAAATAATAGTGACGCAAAAAATCTTTATTCAGCTATAAAACGTGGAGATATAACAGGTATGTCGTTTATGTTTTCTGTTGGAGATGAAGAATGGGAAAATATAGACAGTGATTTTCCTACAAGACGTATTAAAAAAATATCTAGTATTGCAGAAGTAAGTGCTGTATGTTTTCCTATTTATTCAGAGACTGAAATTAATGCAAGAGATAGAACAGATTTAGAAAATGCAAGAAAAAAAGTAATTAATAAAAAAGAAGAAGAAAAAAGAAATAGTATCAACAAAGATTTAGAATTAGAAAAACTAAAAATAAAATTCCTATATGGAGGTAATATATAA
- a CDS encoding phage tail protein gives MNDHVKEEDNGVFELEFTIYENSFLFKEIKIDRLIKADASPDFKGQLFRIYYISKNLGGYINVKAQHIKYDLLNNFIESLETNDITCEEALERVFRACEEKNRFRGHSDIKARNSINISMQSPYSAICEGENSLIQIFEPSAKFFFDNFDVYLNYQRGESKNVLLAYRKNITGLEAEYDTQDIITKIYPYATYEDEMITLTEKYITSPRIAEYATQKIVAIDFSSDEISVEEELREKCKDYFKYNQVDLPKTLYKVNFVDLSTTVNYKDYKMLETVNIGDEVIIRDFNLNINATARVVKTDYSPIQQKYYSIEVGDLINHLDFLNNKFTNIENKIETVKKAIDNVKVDDSEFPDTLPDIPILTAEGLFAFINLTWTFTNKSYYKYEVYASQIKDFVPDTTNFTNRIFIGQASAYVHQAEPFQTWYFRVRATNSHGNVTEFSSQEEAQTTKIEDGTTWIEKGAIADALIGELKLDRGWFGQLKGMYINAREMVVVNDNGIKTMEIDSFGDVHFNPNTFKIIFNSVSPYVSIDDEGLKLMSKKGFTRMTDSGLYTYFSTSSDITESYYLQESGYTTFGYSDSEIVINLPQKFAGKRFKATCSISSASTSGQCIGYFSVSTTTVESSTKPQLKLSSSIRGYSFSLSGNQTIGYWLGMNFFSEGFITVHYYVYA, from the coding sequence ATAAATGACCATGTTAAGGAAGAGGATAATGGAGTTTTCGAGTTGGAATTTACAATATACGAAAACTCTTTTTTATTTAAAGAGATAAAAATAGATAGATTAATAAAAGCGGATGCATCACCCGACTTTAAGGGACAGCTATTTAGAATTTATTATATATCAAAAAATTTAGGCGGATATATTAATGTAAAAGCACAACACATTAAATACGATTTACTTAATAATTTTATAGAAAGTTTGGAAACGAACGATATTACTTGCGAAGAGGCTTTAGAAAGAGTGTTTCGTGCGTGCGAGGAAAAAAACAGGTTTAGAGGGCATTCAGACATTAAGGCAAGGAATAGTATTAATATATCAATGCAAAGCCCTTATAGCGCAATCTGCGAGGGCGAAAATTCTCTAATTCAAATTTTTGAACCATCTGCAAAATTTTTCTTTGATAATTTCGATGTTTACTTAAATTACCAGCGAGGTGAGAGCAAAAATGTGTTACTTGCATACAGAAAAAATATAACTGGACTTGAAGCAGAATATGATACCCAAGATATCATAACTAAAATATATCCATACGCAACATATGAGGATGAAATGATTACATTAACAGAAAAATATATAACCAGTCCTCGAATAGCTGAATATGCTACGCAAAAAATAGTTGCAATAGATTTCAGTTCTGATGAAATAAGTGTCGAAGAAGAACTAAGAGAAAAATGTAAAGATTACTTTAAATATAATCAAGTCGATTTACCTAAAACACTTTATAAAGTCAACTTCGTAGATTTGTCTACAACTGTTAACTATAAAGATTACAAAATGCTAGAAACGGTAAATATCGGCGATGAAGTAATAATAAGAGATTTTAATCTAAATATTAATGCTACCGCTAGAGTAGTTAAAACAGACTATAGCCCAATACAGCAAAAATATTATTCTATTGAAGTTGGGGATTTGATAAATCATTTAGATTTTTTAAATAACAAATTTACGAATATAGAAAATAAAATAGAAACAGTTAAAAAAGCGATTGATAATGTAAAAGTAGATGACTCAGAATTCCCCGACACCCTGCCCGATATTCCGATTTTAACAGCGGAAGGGCTATTCGCTTTTATTAATTTGACATGGACATTTACAAATAAATCTTACTATAAATACGAAGTTTATGCGTCTCAAATTAAAGACTTTGTACCCGATACAACTAATTTTACAAATCGAATTTTTATTGGGCAAGCAAGTGCTTATGTTCATCAAGCAGAACCTTTCCAAACATGGTATTTTAGAGTAAGAGCAACAAATTCGCATGGAAATGTTACAGAGTTTTCTAGCCAAGAGGAAGCACAGACAACGAAAATTGAAGATGGAACTACTTGGATAGAAAAAGGAGCAATAGCGGATGCGCTGATTGGAGAACTAAAATTAGATAGAGGTTGGTTTGGACAGCTAAAAGGCATGTATATAAATGCTAGAGAAATGGTCGTTGTAAATGATAATGGAATTAAGACAATGGAGATAGACAGTTTTGGAGATGTTCATTTCAACCCGAACACTTTTAAAATTATTTTTAATAGTGTAAGCCCTTATGTCTCCATCGACGACGAAGGGTTAAAGTTAATGAGTAAAAAAGGTTTCACAAGAATGACTGACTCGGGATTATACACATATTTTTCTACTAGTTCTGATATAACAGAGTCATATTATTTACAAGAAAGCGGATACACTACGTTTGGCTATAGTGATTCAGAAATTGTAATTAATTTACCTCAAAAATTTGCAGGGAAACGCTTTAAAGCAACATGTTCAATAAGTTCCGCATCGACATCGGGGCAATGTATAGGTTATTTTAGCGTATCAACTACAACAGTAGAAAGTAGTACAAAACCACAGCTAAAGCTAAGTTCAAGTATACGAGGATATAGTTTTTCGCTATCTGGAAATCAAACAATAGGCTATTGGTTGGGAATGAATTTTTTCTCGGAAGGTTTTATTACTGTACATTATTATGTCTATGCTTAA